The DNA region TTTCCCCTCTGTCTGCGGTCAGGTATCGGTGTATATAAAGGGGGTAAGCGCAGCGCCGGCGGAAGCTGCTGCCGGCAGGATCTGCTTGCAGCGTGGGGTGAATGAGGGGCTGTTACTGTAGGGTTAAGTAACAGTTCTTTCTTTCCAGGAGATCTAATCCTCCTTTCAAAAAGAATACCCTGAATGCTTCTAAGGAGAtaaattcaaaaaaataattaattcttcccagaacatgtaaaaataacacagaagaaaagtgCATCGGTTCTCATTTGGTAAAAGTATgctaaattaaaatgaagtgaaGGCTTTTCTGGAGCCACTGTAAATGAAGGTACGTGCCAGTAGTTTCTGAACAATCGCAGATGCTAATGAAATTGAGTCTGTTCCGGCATCAAATATTTATAGCAGCTTAGCAAGCTGGAGTTCAGTGTGTCAAGCCAAAGGGGGAATTTCTTGTTGAGAAGAAGCATCGCTTGCTACATTAGGATCTATAGTGCCTTGTTACAAGTTGGCGTACAGGCTGCGCATCTACTCGCAAAGTAATGGGAaatccccctgccctccccctgtcTTCTTTATATAACAGCGGTTCTTGCTAGGATGCCTTTAATTAGGGTTAACGTCTCCATGTCTTCACTGTTCAGCGCTCATAATAGCTCTGAAAGTGTTTTCAGCTGTAAATAGCTGCATAAACTATTATTCCAGTTAAACAACTGAAGGAAGCATTCAGAAGACATGCCTTGTTGGCGTATCACTCGTGAAGCTGGTGATGGCGGCTGGACTGACCAACCTTCCTCTGATTAAATGTAAATTCTACTTTAACATGAGAAAGGACAGCTCTTGTACCCCCGAGGAGCCTAACGGGGTCTGTACAAACCCCAGAACCCTATAAAACTCCCTCCTCGCCCGTATCAAACGGTTGATGGGTTTTTCTACTTGCTCTCTGCCAAAGATGGAGCGTTAAAGTGCAAGCTCCAGGGCCCGCTCCCTGCAGCGGGGTCGGAGGGGCGAGAGCTCTGcgagagctggaggaggagaagccaCAGGTGATGTGGTTTGGAGCAAGGAGGGGACAGGACACCCCGTCtgcagggctgaggggcagggGGGTGCGCGGGGCACccccccctgcagcctgtgaaagCTGGAAGAGTGGGGCATGCCTTTAAAAAGTTTATATACATGCATAAAATGCCTAAGGCAAAATCAGCTGTCTAGAGGGTTTTGATTATTTTCAGCTTCCTGGCAATTCCCTCCTATTGTGCCCCTTGGAGGCAAACTTCTGACAAATGGGACAGGTTTTTggtgtttgtctgttttttttttttttttttaaaagaatcttaatTAAAAAGTCCCCCTCTCTCTTCCAAATTGTGCTGGCCGCAGAGCTCACCGCAGCAGCGCTCCTGGGAAACTGCCGGTGCCCCGTGTGCTCCttccagcatccctgcagccgCGGGGACGGACGCTCTCCCAGGGCCCTTCCTGGGACAGATGCTCGCTTTATAAATACAGCGAAGCATCTTGAGGTGAAAAATCATCATTCAGGAAACAACTCGAGAAAGGGAAAAGGTCTCTTGGTTAACGGGCAGCTGGCTTGCCTCTTCTGCAAAGTACCACATCTCTGCTTAGCAATCGTGGTGTGGGTAGAGGCTGACAACAGCGAGGTGACTTCACCGTCATGCCAGTCTAATTAGCCGACGTCGCTAACGTGCTCTGCTCGGCTCTGGCAGCGCTCCCCGCTCTGCGTGCCTGCCTGGGCTCGGCTGGGGGCTCTGGTTTACGTGGGAAAAGTGTTTTAAACGAAGGCACGAGCTCATCGCGTGGCCGTGGCATGAAAAAGACTGGTGCCTGGGGTGGGACCTGGGGCCACGACGGCGAGGCGCGATGCCCGGGTGCGCGGCACGTCTCGGGCGTGATGGGGGAAGGTCCCTTGTCACCCACCAAGGGGGGCACCAGCGCTATCTCCTGCTGGCACAGGTCCTTCCTGGCGTCCCAGCTGGAAGCGCCTGATCCCAGATTGGACTACAGAGGAAaattgggaaggaaataaaaagatagGGAGCATTTGAGATATCTTTGAATTGCAAAATACCTTCTTCCTCGGAAAGCTTTTCTCCTAGTCTTGTAAGTTTGGCTCTCAGCTCCGAAACGGTGATAACGCCTCTCTTCTGCCTGTCTATCATGGACAAGGCTGTGAGGATTTCCCTCTCGGGCTCCTCTTGCTTCATTTGCCTGTACATTATATTCAGGAAAGTGGAGAAATCCAACTCCGCGTTTCTGTCTGGAAAAATAAGAGCAGATTCTTTAGGAATGGCTCAGTTTTGTAGTCTGGATGAAGACCTAAGcatccccctcctctcccccccagtTCCCCTTCCTGGGACACCTTTTCCCTTTTGCCTGGCTCTGGAGCAGGGTGGACCGCGGCTGGGGGCTTTCTCCTGGCCCCGAAAACCCATTTATAGCTTTGCTAGACTTGTGCTCTGAAACCTTGTATCCAGAATTCTTAATCCAGCCCACCTTATCTCATGCTTCTTCTTTGgtctttgtgctgtgctttgaatttATTTATACATATCTGCAGATTAGTATCTTCCTGTGCTCTTCTACCTCTGCTGGTTGGACTGGACAGTTTCCCAGCCTCAAAATCCATAATCAGTATGTATGCCTCCTGCTGGCtcttgaagcttttcttttttaatggcacTATTTTAATCTATGTGCTGGGTTGACATTGTTCACCGTCTAGCACATCAGACATCAGGTTTTGGTGACTGCTCTTGGTTACGCTGCATTGCCCGGGCTGTTTCACCTGAGAGTGAGTATTATCTACTGGGCTCCAGGCAGCCTCCTTGTCTTTGCATGTAGTCTCCTGACCACAGAAAAGTCGAATTTTTCCAACCGTAATccagtgtgttttatttgtgtgctaccgctgcactttgcttacCCATCTTGTGCAGGTGCAGGTGTCTCTGCACCTCTCCTGGTGTCGGGCTGGCTCCCAGGCACCGCATCACTGCCATCAAGTCGGAGgcttttatcttccctttttgtttcttgTCGTACAGGGAAAAACATTCCTTGAACtctaattaaaaaccaaaactctGTTATGCCATGTAAGATTACATTGATCTACCAGTGACGTTTCTTCTCCCGTTGCCCGGTCGGGCGGCGTTGGTAGGGTTCCAGCGGGGATATTGTGTCTGGTTCGGGGTGTCTCGTTTCAAGAAAGATGATGGACGGTGGGGGAGGACCCCGGATAAAGTGCCAAGGGCAATTAAAATCCAGGCTTGTGAATAGCTGAGCTAATTGGGCTCCTTCAGCCTAATGAGGCAAGTCTGAAAGTGGAGTCAGGCTTCCAAATAGGTAGAATACTGttaaaaagtacttttctctGCCTTCGTGGGGGGTAGGAGAGGA from Mycteria americana isolate JAX WOST 10 ecotype Jacksonville Zoo and Gardens chromosome 6, USCA_MyAme_1.0, whole genome shotgun sequence includes:
- the CALML4 gene encoding calmodulin-like protein 4, with protein sequence MAVMRCLGASPTPGEVQRHLHLHKMDRNAELDFSTFLNIMYRQMKQEEPEREILTALSMIDRQKRGVITVSELRAKLTRLGEKLSEEEVDDLLKEAKVGPNGTIKYEEFVRIICLPTVDY